One region of Desulfovibrio sp. JC010 genomic DNA includes:
- a CDS encoding ABC transporter substrate-binding protein — MIKRILTVTVIMATLLTGSTAFATLKVGVLSDLTGPTSSVGVPYAQGVTDCIAYVNANGGVNGEEIKLIQVDYAYNVQQALSAYKRFKSQGIVALQGWGTGDTEALVRFVSRDRIPVFSASYSAHFMDPKKAPYNFTIAPDYSTQGRAGLKYIKDNWKESRAPKLAFVYPDKPYGLVPLKAMKEYAKELGFEITGDEVLGLKAMDATPQLLALKKQNPDFVWVGGTTPSTAVLMKDAKKLGFGGKFLVNIWGNDENLAKMAGPACEGNFGMQAAAVYGQDVSGMKVIEEQTKGQPQMTHYLRGFVSTLVMVEGMKKAAANGKVTGKSIKEALETMRDYDPMGLAPAISYFPDDHRPSMAVNVCTVKDGKLEFLETVSLPRDDKWLGK; from the coding sequence ATGATTAAAAGAATTTTGACCGTAACGGTTATCATGGCAACCCTGCTGACAGGTTCAACAGCCTTTGCAACCCTGAAAGTCGGTGTACTGTCCGACCTTACCGGACCTACTTCAAGTGTAGGTGTTCCTTACGCTCAGGGCGTTACGGACTGCATTGCATATGTCAATGCCAATGGCGGTGTTAACGGAGAAGAGATCAAACTCATTCAGGTGGACTACGCCTATAATGTGCAACAGGCTCTTTCTGCGTATAAGCGTTTTAAATCTCAAGGTATTGTTGCTCTGCAGGGTTGGGGGACAGGGGATACCGAAGCTCTGGTGCGTTTTGTTTCCCGTGACCGCATTCCTGTTTTTTCAGCTTCCTACTCTGCACATTTCATGGACCCGAAAAAAGCTCCTTACAACTTTACCATCGCGCCCGATTACTCAACTCAGGGGCGTGCCGGATTGAAATACATCAAAGATAACTGGAAGGAATCCCGGGCCCCGAAACTGGCTTTTGTCTACCCGGACAAGCCCTACGGTCTCGTTCCCCTCAAGGCCATGAAGGAATATGCAAAAGAGTTGGGTTTTGAAATCACCGGCGACGAAGTTCTCGGCCTGAAAGCCATGGATGCAACTCCGCAGCTGCTGGCCCTCAAGAAACAGAATCCCGATTTCGTCTGGGTCGGCGGAACCACTCCTTCCACCGCAGTGCTGATGAAAGACGCCAAGAAGCTCGGCTTTGGCGGCAAATTCCTGGTCAACATCTGGGGTAATGATGAAAATCTTGCCAAGATGGCCGGACCCGCCTGCGAGGGCAACTTCGGCATGCAGGCTGCAGCGGTTTACGGACAGGACGTTTCGGGCATGAAAGTCATCGAAGAGCAGACTAAAGGCCAGCCTCAGATGACCCATTATCTGCGTGGCTTCGTGTCCACTCTGGTTATGGTGGAAGGCATGAAGAAGGCCGCCGCGAACGGCAAGGTTACCGGTAAATCCATCAAGGAAGCACTGGAAACCATGCGCGATTACGATCCCATGGGACTGGCTCCGGCAATCAGCTACTTTCCGGATGACCACCGCCCGAGCATGGCTGTTAACGTCTGTACCGTAAAAGACGGTAAACTCGAATTCCTCGAAACAGTCTCCCTGCCCCGCGACGACAAATGGCTGGGTAAATAG